One genomic segment of Heptranchias perlo isolate sHepPer1 chromosome 3, sHepPer1.hap1, whole genome shotgun sequence includes these proteins:
- the LOC137308474 gene encoding putative nuclease HARBI1 has product MDGLFSRASTYVNFPCYNNSQNERSVGFASLAGFPQVQGAINCTHMAIREPPEQPGAFINCKRFCSINVQLVCNYKKRFIQICARFPGSCHDAFILRQSNIPNLFLPGNRLKGRLVGDKGYPLQIWFMTPVRNPTNETQACYNESHMPTRCVIEQAIGVLKMCFRCLDRSGGTLQYSPARVSRMIVVCSALHNIAQQQGLEVENDQGAYQSSSDDETIEEEGEEEEEDKEQFEGGGTHSQTSRVHCCSGCQG; this is encoded by the coding sequence atGGATGGGTTGTTTTCCAGGGCATCgacttatgtcaacttcccctgctacaacaatagccagaatgagcggtcAGTCGGATTtgcgtctctggctggcttcccacaggtacagggtgccatcaattgcacacacatggcaatccgaGAACCACCAGAACAACCAGGAGCATTCATCAACTGCAAGAGATTTtgttccatcaatgtgcagctggtctgCAACTACAAGAAAAGGTTCATTCAGatctgcgccagattccctgggagctgccatgatgcttttatactgcggcagtccaacattccaaacCTCTTTCTACcaggaaacagacttaagggAAGGCTCGTTGGagataagggatacccccttcaaatttggttcatgacacctgtgaggaaccccaccaatgagacgCAAGCGTGCTACAACGAGAGCCACATGcccaccagatgtgtcatcgaacAAGCTATCGGcgtgttgaagatgtgcttcaggtgcctggataggtctggaggcactcttcagtactcgccagcaagGGTGTCCAGAATGATAGTGGTGTGCAGTGCtctgcacaacattgcgcagcAGCAAGGGTTAGAGGTGGAAAATGACCAAGGTGCTtatcaatcatcttctgatgatgAGACCATTGaagaagagggggaggaagaggaggaggacaaggagcaatttGAAGGTGGGGGCACCCATAGCCAGACCAGCCGCGTacattgctgctcgggatgccagggATAG